Proteins from one Nymphalis io chromosome 23, ilAglIoxx1.1, whole genome shotgun sequence genomic window:
- the LOC126777526 gene encoding uncharacterized protein LOC126777526 encodes MLRVISICRRFLNLLLPKNERRKLPGHVTIDEINQTLQICIKQAQSFEYQQEIQQIQLQGETSKKSGLSNLYPFLDKNGIMRVGGRLEQADIRYDMKHPVIIPAKSHLSRLLICDAHEKTMHGGPQLMLNFLRTRYWIVRAKELVKKHFRKCVICLRYSKASNQLMGQLPGVRLKPSKPFKSAGVDYAGPINIRFSPGRGAKSYKAYICLFICMVTRAIHLEVVTDMSAKAFIAAFRRFVSRRGHCQDLYSDNGTNFVGAEKQLNEMFHNARSELPSEISRLLTFENTRWHFIPPHAPNFGGLWEAGVRSVKTHLRKVIGDSTLTYEELSTVLTQVEACLNSRPLSVLCDDINDLLPLTPGHFLIGEPILNVTDVDYSDKKCTGLERWHLTQKMVNDFWKRWSKEYLLTLANRYKWNKKNPEPDINDVVVLRDDFLPPSKWLLGKIVKKHPGPDDITRVVTVKCKNGYIKRPLHKVSVLTK; translated from the coding sequence atgttGAGAGTAATATCAATTTGTCGAAGATTTCTTAACTTGCTTTTGCCAAAAAATGAACGGAGAAAATTACCAGGACACGTTACTATTGATGAAATAAATCAGACTTTACAGATATGCATTAAACAAGCTCAAAGTTTTGAATATCAACAAGAAATACAGCAGATACAATTACAGGGAGAAACATCTAAGAAGAGTGGTCTTTCCAACTTATACccatttttagataaaaatggGATTATGAGGGTTGGAGGACGTTTAGAACAGGCTGATATACGCTATGACATGAAACATCCAGTGATTATTCCTGCTAAGAGTCACCTTAGTAGGTTATTAATCTGTGATGCACATGAGAAAACCATGCATGGCGGACCACAGCTTATGTTAAATTTCTTAAGGACACGGTATTGGATAGTAAGAGCAAAAGAGTTGGTAAAGAAACATTTCAGGAAATGTGTTATATGTCTTAGGTACTCAAAGGCATCTAATCAGCTCATGGGTCAACTTCCAGGAGTGAGGCTAAAGCCTAGTAAACCATTCAAATCCGCTGGAGTTGATTATGCTGGTCccataaatataagattttctcCTGGACGAGGTGCTAAGTCATATAAAgcatacatatgtttatttatttgcatggtTACTCGGGCCATTCATTTAGAAGTGGTTACGGATATGAGTGCAAAGGCATTTATTGCTGCTTTTCGACGCTTTGTCTCGAGACGTGGTCACTGTCAAGATCTTTACAGTGACAACGGTACAAATTTTGTTGGAGCCGAGAAACAACTAAATGAAATGTTCCACAACGCACGTTCTGAGTTACCGAGTGAGATATCACGTTTGCTGACCTTCGAGAATACAAGGTGGCACTTTATTCCACCTCATGCTCCAAATTTCGGAGGCCTCTGGGAGGCAGGTGTAAGGTCTGTCAAAACGCATTTACGTAAAGTTATTGGTGATAGCACGCTGACTTACGAAGAATTATCTACAGTACTGACACAGGTGGAGGCTTGTCTAAACTCGCGTCCTTTATCCGTACTTTGCGACGACATTAATGACCTACTCCCACTGACACCAGGTCATTTCTTAATAGGAGAACCCATTCTTAATGTAACTGATGTTGATTATTCTGATAAAAAATGTACTGGTCTGGAAAGATGGCATTTGACTCAAAAAATGGTTAACGATTTTTGGAAAAGGTGGTCGAAAGAATATTTGTTAACTTTAGCTAATAGATATAAGTGGAATAAGAAAAACCCAGAGCCTGACATCAATGATGTAGTAGTGTTAAGAGACGATTTTTTGCCACCCTCTAAATGGCTCTtaggaaaaattgttaaaaaacatCCTGGCCCTGATGATATCACAAGAGTCGTTAccgtaaaatgtaaaaatggaTATATTAAACGTCCACTTCATAAAGTTagtgttttaacaaaataa